One part of the Campylobacteraceae bacterium genome encodes these proteins:
- a CDS encoding TIGR02757 family protein yields the protein MRAIQKRLDIEVKQRNNSSELSSDKPDPLFIARQYKDEYIILLCALYAYGKASLIVRFLEKLDFSLLNESDEIIKKELSSSYYRFQNASDVAQSFISFKRLKHKASLNDIFLGAYKKDASVLEGIDAIITAIAEVSDYKSQGYTFLVSKNFKRDKIGNIKEIGNGAYKRWNMYLRWMVRKDELDLGLWKGVDTKDLILPLDTHTFKVSQKLGLLKRKTYDLKSALEITESLRAFDKKDPIKYDFALYRLGQEQIV from the coding sequence GTGAGAGCAATACAAAAGCGCCTAGACATAGAAGTAAAACAAAGAAATAATAGCAGTGAATTATCAAGTGATAAACCAGATCCTTTATTCATTGCAAGACAATATAAAGATGAATATATCATTTTATTATGTGCATTATATGCTTATGGAAAAGCGTCATTAATAGTAAGGTTTCTAGAAAAATTAGACTTTTCTTTGCTTAATGAAAGCGATGAAATAATAAAAAAAGAACTCTCCTCTTCCTACTATAGATTCCAAAATGCTTCTGATGTAGCACAGTCTTTCATATCGTTTAAACGGTTAAAGCATAAAGCTTCTTTAAACGATATTTTTTTAGGCGCGTATAAAAAAGATGCGAGTGTTTTAGAAGGAATAGATGCCATTATTACAGCGATTGCAGAGGTAAGTGATTATAAATCACAAGGTTATACTTTTCTAGTTTCTAAGAATTTTAAAAGAGATAAAATAGGAAATATCAAAGAAATTGGCAATGGGGCGTATAAGAGATGGAATATGTATTTGCGTTGGATGGTTAGAAAGGATGAATTAGATTTGGGTTTATGGAAGGGTGTGGATACAAAAGATTTGATTTTGCCTTTGGATACGCATACGTTTAAAGTATCGCAAAAATTAGGGCTTTTAAAGCGAAAAACGTATGATTTGAAATCTGCTTTAGAGATAACAGAATCTTTAAGGGCTTTTGATAAAAAAGATCCCATTAAATATGATTTTGCTTTGTATAGACTAGGGCAGGAACAGATAGTATAA
- the ftsY gene encoding signal recognition particle-docking protein FtsY translates to MFSFFKKKEKNNNEKQEELQVLSSNNEKNKEEIEVEKEIEQNISHANIKETKEDLITDDKTVNGTIKSTKERDEKEIQKNFFSRALEKTVSNFSSIIPKKKEIIFFNEIEDVLIEADMEYEVIEQVMEGFENFISRKQLREKLIPLFADMPKIEEENLPKPFVQLIIGVNGAGKTTTIAKLANRYKSMNKKVLLGAGDTFRAAAIEQLSTWATKLDIAIIKTKQGHDASAVAYDTISSGIAKDFDNVIIDTAGRLQTQTNLSNELKKIVKVCSKAQENAPHQKLMILDGTQGNSAIAQAKAFHEMIGIDGIIVTKLDGTAKGGALFSIASQLKIPILYVGIGEKATDLIEFSADAFVDSLLDGIFTKDLEDKN, encoded by the coding sequence ATGTTTAGTTTTTTTAAGAAAAAAGAAAAGAATAATAATGAGAAACAAGAAGAACTTCAAGTTCTTTCATCTAACAATGAAAAAAATAAAGAAGAAATAGAAGTTGAAAAAGAAATAGAACAAAATATTTCTCATGCAAATATTAAGGAAACAAAAGAAGATCTAATAACAGATGATAAAACAGTAAATGGAACTATAAAAAGTACCAAAGAAAGGGATGAAAAAGAGATTCAAAAAAACTTTTTCTCAAGAGCTTTAGAAAAAACAGTTTCTAATTTTTCTTCTATTATTCCCAAGAAAAAAGAAATTATTTTTTTTAATGAAATTGAAGATGTACTAATTGAAGCCGATATGGAATACGAAGTGATTGAACAAGTAATGGAAGGTTTTGAGAATTTTATTTCAAGAAAACAACTAAGAGAAAAATTAATTCCTTTATTTGCAGATATGCCTAAAATAGAAGAAGAAAACCTTCCTAAACCTTTTGTTCAATTAATTATTGGCGTTAATGGGGCCGGTAAAACGACCACAATTGCTAAACTTGCGAACAGATATAAATCTATGAATAAAAAAGTACTTCTAGGTGCTGGAGATACATTTAGAGCAGCAGCCATTGAACAATTAAGTACCTGGGCTACTAAACTAGACATCGCCATAATTAAAACCAAACAAGGTCATGATGCATCAGCAGTTGCTTACGATACTATTTCTTCTGGTATTGCAAAAGACTTTGACAATGTTATAATAGATACAGCAGGACGTTTGCAAACACAAACAAATCTTTCTAATGAACTTAAAAAAATAGTAAAGGTATGTTCTAAAGCACAAGAGAATGCACCCCATCAAAAACTAATGATTTTAGATGGTACGCAAGGAAACTCAGCTATTGCACAAGCCAAAGCTTTTCATGAGATGATTGGAATTGATGGAATTATAGTTACAAAACTAGATGGAACAGCAAAAGGTGGCGCTTTATTTTCAATAGCAAGCCAATTAAAAATCCCTATTTTATATGTAGGAATTGGTGAAAAAGCCACAGATTTAATTGAATTTTCAGCCGATGCTTTTGTAGATTCTTTATTAGATGGTATTTTTACCAAGGATTTAGAAGATAAAAACTAA
- a CDS encoding PadR family transcriptional regulator, with protein sequence MQDDYKKWLTQFRKGYVELYTLLSLKKNSPMHGLAILRFFEKHNLSINEGTLYPLLNRMETNGWLSSSWNVPKISGHPKREYTISKKGEEILPLLLLAYEEHHKSINQIMKEK encoded by the coding sequence ATGCAAGATGATTATAAAAAATGGTTAACCCAATTTAGAAAAGGTTATGTAGAACTCTATACTCTCTTGTCTTTAAAAAAGAACTCGCCCATGCATGGTTTAGCCATTCTTAGATTTTTTGAAAAACATAATTTATCTATAAATGAAGGTACCTTATATCCTTTACTTAATAGAATGGAAACAAATGGCTGGTTAAGTTCTTCATGGAATGTACCAAAAATATCTGGCCATCCCAAAAGAGAATATACAATTTCAAAAAAAGGTGAAGAAATTTTGCCTTTACTCTTACTTGCTTACGAAGAACACCATAAAAGTATCAATCAAATAATGAAGGAAAAATAA
- a CDS encoding DUF2062 domain-containing protein — translation MPRKTLKKILPNHQKIKDNKMLKIFGSLLQKKEIWSLSRKKVLAGVFIGMFIAFIPMPFQMLLVTLLAIILNVNLPIPLVLIWISNPITMPFIYYFEYELGNILLNNQNAIEFSLDTMHENLSQIASSLYVGAFVVCCFVSILSVVVLNFLWINKVKKQRKNR, via the coding sequence GTGCCAAGAAAAACATTAAAAAAGATTCTGCCTAACCATCAAAAGATTAAAGACAATAAAATGTTAAAAATATTTGGCTCTTTATTGCAAAAAAAAGAAATCTGGAGTTTATCCAGAAAAAAAGTACTTGCAGGTGTTTTTATAGGTATGTTCATTGCTTTTATTCCAATGCCCTTTCAAATGCTTTTAGTAACACTCTTAGCAATAATTTTAAATGTTAATCTTCCCATACCCTTAGTACTAATATGGATTTCAAATCCTATTACTATGCCTTTTATTTATTATTTTGAATATGAATTGGGGAATATTTTATTAAACAATCAAAATGCTATTGAATTTTCTTTGGATACTATGCATGAAAATTTAAGCCAGATTGCCTCATCTTTATATGTGGGAGCGTTTGTTGTATGTTGTTTTGTAAGTATTTTAAGCGTAGTAGTTTTAAATTTTTTGTGGATAAATAAAGTTAAAAAACAAAGAAAAAACAGATAA
- a CDS encoding Type 1 glutamine amidotransferase-like domain-containing protein, producing MKQLFLSSSFSNVIELFTSYVKEEVKAKRVTFIPTASIHEEVNFYVEDAKKAFEEKGMILDILEISTASSNEIKNKLANNDYIYISGGNTFFLLQELKRTGADALINEQINLGKIYIGESAGSVVVTPNIEYIEDMDSKKGIILKTFESLGLIDFYVIPHYKNFPFAKAAEITVEKYKNKLELVPFSNDELIVVSGNDYSIMKKIIE from the coding sequence ATGAAACAATTATTTTTAAGCTCTTCTTTTTCAAATGTTATAGAACTATTTACAAGCTATGTAAAAGAAGAAGTCAAGGCTAAGAGGGTTACTTTTATTCCTACTGCAAGTATTCATGAAGAAGTTAATTTTTATGTAGAGGATGCAAAAAAAGCTTTTGAAGAAAAAGGTATGATCCTTGATATTCTTGAAATATCTACTGCTTCTAGCAATGAAATAAAAAATAAACTGGCTAATAATGACTATATTTATATAAGTGGTGGGAATACTTTTTTCTTATTACAAGAATTAAAAAGAACAGGAGCAGATGCACTTATTAATGAACAAATCAATTTAGGAAAAATATATATCGGTGAATCAGCAGGTTCAGTGGTAGTTACTCCAAATATAGAGTATATAGAAGATATGGATAGTAAAAAAGGAATTATTTTAAAAACCTTTGAATCCTTAGGATTAATTGATTTTTATGTAATCCCACATTATAAGAATTTTCCTTTTGCAAAAGCAGCAGAGATTACTGTAGAAAAATATAAAAATAAACTTGAATTAGTTCCTTTTTCAAATGATGAACTTATAGTTGTTAGTGGAAATGATTATTCAATAATGAAGAAAATAATAGAGTAA
- a CDS encoding SDR family NAD(P)-dependent oxidoreductase, which translates to MQNILITGCSSGIGLQTALTLKDNGYKVYASARDDEDIKNLKNLGFITLKIDVRKKDDIQNALYSIIHEDKTLDAVFNNAGYGQPGALEDVSVDVLKEQFETNVFGLHELTVQSMKIFRAQGYGKLIQHSSVLGIISLKFRGAYNASKYAIEGLSDTLRQELLGSKITLSVINTGPVTSKFRENALSKFVKNIDIKSSFFKTVYEKDLQKRLEDDKESTPFNLPASSVANVVLKIMQSQKPRGRYYVTKATYIMGFLKRTLPTGLLDKILNKM; encoded by the coding sequence ATGCAAAATATATTAATTACTGGATGTTCAAGTGGAATTGGTTTACAAACAGCTCTTACACTCAAAGATAATGGCTATAAAGTGTATGCCTCTGCTAGAGATGATGAAGATATCAAAAACTTAAAAAATCTTGGATTTATCACTTTAAAAATAGATGTTAGAAAAAAAGATGACATTCAAAATGCTTTGTATTCTATTATTCACGAAGATAAAACACTGGATGCTGTTTTTAATAATGCAGGTTATGGACAACCTGGTGCGCTTGAAGATGTAAGCGTTGACGTATTAAAAGAACAATTCGAAACCAATGTTTTTGGACTTCATGAACTTACTGTTCAAAGTATGAAAATATTTAGAGCCCAAGGTTATGGAAAACTTATTCAACACAGTTCCGTTTTAGGAATAATATCGTTAAAGTTTAGAGGCGCTTATAATGCCAGCAAATATGCAATTGAGGGTTTAAGTGATACCTTAAGGCAAGAACTTCTAGGAAGTAAGATTACACTTTCTGTTATTAATACAGGTCCTGTTACGTCTAAATTTAGAGAAAATGCTTTGAGTAAATTTGTTAAAAATATTGATATCAAAAGCAGCTTTTTTAAAACCGTATATGAAAAAGATTTACAAAAAAGACTGGAAGATGATAAAGAGTCTACGCCTTTTAATTTACCAGCAAGCAGCGTTGCTAATGTTGTTTTAAAAATAATGCAAAGCCAAAAACCAAGAGGAAGATATTATGTAACAAAAGCTACTTATATTATGGGCTTTTTAAAACGCACTTTACCCACAGGTTTATTAGATAAAATACTAAATAAGATGTAG
- the rny gene encoding ribonuclease Y: protein MEVLLLEGLVLAIFVAAITIFIKGKFENAKFDIYTEQAKAKARVIEHEAQAILKDAKSNAKKDYDKEFNTAKKDYDYMLQKIEKKEKELNSHLETQLESIKKEKDEVENNSEKIKVLKEGLEKQKETYDTKITAAIKVLENASGLTQDEAKELMLDKVKEDSRAQIASIFRKKYKNAEVDCELSINNMLANAVTRYAGEFAAERLINNIPINDDETKGKIIGKEGRNIKALEMLLGVDIIIDDTPNTITVSSFNLYRRAIATKTIKDLIEDGRIQPAKIEEIYNKVKIEFGEKILKEGEDVVLELGIKAMHPELVKLVGRLRYRASYGQNALKHTLEVSHLAGLIAAQMGGDPILARRAGLLHDIGKALTHDMPGSHVDLGVDICRRYNEPPTVINGIYAHHGFEEPINVESAAVCAADALSAARPGARREVLESFLKRVEEIELISTSKTGVLNAYAINAGREVRVIVKATLVNDDEAVILASEIAKEIEEKVQYPGEIKVNVIRELRALSYAR from the coding sequence ATGGAAGTATTATTATTAGAAGGATTGGTTTTAGCAATTTTTGTTGCTGCTATTACAATCTTTATAAAAGGAAAATTTGAAAATGCAAAATTTGACATTTATACTGAACAAGCAAAAGCAAAAGCCAGAGTAATTGAGCATGAAGCACAAGCTATTCTAAAAGATGCAAAAAGCAATGCAAAAAAAGACTACGACAAAGAATTTAATACGGCAAAAAAAGACTACGATTATATGTTACAAAAAATTGAAAAAAAAGAAAAAGAACTAAATTCTCATTTAGAAACACAATTAGAGAGTATTAAAAAAGAAAAAGATGAAGTAGAAAATAACAGTGAAAAAATTAAAGTATTAAAAGAGGGTTTAGAAAAACAAAAAGAAACCTACGATACTAAAATAACGGCTGCTATAAAAGTATTAGAAAATGCTTCTGGTTTAACACAAGATGAAGCAAAAGAATTAATGTTAGATAAAGTAAAAGAGGACTCGAGAGCCCAAATTGCCTCTATTTTTAGAAAAAAATACAAAAATGCAGAAGTAGACTGTGAGTTAAGTATTAATAATATGCTTGCAAATGCCGTTACTAGATATGCAGGTGAATTTGCTGCTGAGCGACTTATTAATAATATTCCTATTAATGATGATGAAACCAAGGGTAAAATTATTGGAAAAGAAGGACGTAATATAAAAGCCTTAGAAATGCTTTTAGGCGTTGATATTATTATTGATGATACTCCAAATACTATTACTGTTTCTTCTTTTAATTTATACAGACGTGCCATTGCAACTAAAACAATCAAAGACTTGATTGAAGATGGAAGAATTCAACCCGCAAAAATTGAAGAAATCTATAATAAAGTTAAAATTGAATTTGGTGAAAAGATTCTTAAAGAGGGTGAAGATGTTGTTTTAGAACTTGGAATTAAAGCAATGCATCCAGAACTTGTAAAATTAGTAGGGCGATTAAGATACAGAGCTTCTTATGGGCAGAATGCTTTAAAACATACACTTGAAGTATCTCATTTAGCTGGTTTAATTGCAGCACAAATGGGTGGGGATCCAATTCTTGCACGTCGTGCTGGATTATTGCATGATATTGGTAAAGCATTAACACATGACATGCCAGGCTCACATGTAGATTTAGGTGTTGATATTTGTAGACGTTATAATGAACCGCCAACTGTAATTAATGGTATTTATGCCCATCACGGTTTTGAAGAACCTATTAATGTTGAATCTGCTGCTGTTTGTGCTGCTGATGCTTTAAGTGCAGCAAGACCAGGGGCTAGGCGAGAAGTTTTAGAGAGTTTCTTAAAAAGAGTAGAAGAAATTGAACTTATTTCTACTTCTAAAACAGGCGTGCTTAATGCTTATGCTATTAATGCAGGACGTGAAGTAAGAGTTATTGTAAAAGCTACTTTGGTTAATGATGATGAAGCGGTTATTTTAGCAAGTGAAATTGCAAAAGAAATTGAAGAAAAAGTTCAATATCCAGGTGAAATAAAAGTGAATGTAATTAGAGAGTTAAGAGCTCTTTCTTACGCAAGATAA
- a CDS encoding 5-formyltetrahydrofolate cyclo-ligase: protein MLENHKGDFRKSCIKRLKIQSKLRRVKKDYDVINKLYKLIDSLGAKKVLLYLPLKMEVNVMPLIKRLKKEKKVDVFVPYMQGKSFKAVKYRLPLKVKKFGIKEPNNSYLKNDIDLAIVPCVGIDAVYKRIGFGKGMYDRFFYSLKNKPCIVFTQLTYCKSSKILSNHYDIQADYIITR, encoded by the coding sequence ATGTTAGAAAATCACAAGGGTGATTTTAGAAAATCGTGTATAAAAAGATTAAAAATTCAAAGTAAATTACGACGTGTTAAAAAAGATTACGATGTTATAAATAAATTATATAAATTAATTGATTCTTTAGGTGCTAAAAAAGTTTTATTATATCTTCCTTTAAAAATGGAAGTTAATGTTATGCCTTTAATTAAAAGATTAAAGAAAGAGAAAAAAGTGGACGTTTTCGTGCCTTATATGCAAGGAAAAAGTTTCAAAGCAGTTAAATATAGATTGCCTCTAAAAGTCAAAAAATTTGGTATAAAAGAACCAAACAATTCTTATTTAAAAAATGATATTGATTTAGCCATTGTTCCTTGTGTAGGAATTGATGCTGTATATAAAAGAATTGGTTTTGGAAAAGGAATGTATGATAGGTTTTTTTATTCATTGAAAAATAAACCATGCATCGTATTCACACAATTAACCTATTGTAAGAGCTCGAAAATTTTATCTAATCATTACGATATTCAAGCAGATTATATTATAACAAGATAA
- a CDS encoding HAMP domain-containing protein yields the protein MKENKLKFGIKNKSLLFFSMIFLILIFISIYIGISSLYEAKKSTIKTGNELLINQTKEFYLKYTHLQKETLKMLIKNIEADVYNLQDFTKKLYLNKDIIDTRKYWNYKEHLIHLPNNQLTEKTSDISTLWTPTWMKVDERVLKKIEISSYLNEYFEPLLNRNINTVANYFLGTEGFLRYYPRVNMLELFPPDFRTIDDIYFLPATPKFNPEKKLLWTPLYQDPAEQGLMISAIAPVYVNDNFIGVVGTDLTLKNLLKNLLKENEQGYSILLDSSFKAIALSKNAINEIYKKNNIELSNKTLLDYKSNFKKLFKEINKTESGFERIVLNNKEMYISFSKLNDLGWIYADILYADEIFKVTKELSSNIDSIINKSVEKFLLPLIIFFVIFAFIISMAVNKFLMPLIELSDITKIIARGDITKEIKLESKDEIGILISNFKVMQKSIIKQQKKLNKFNDNLKQEVFDRTVELEESNDELEETISNLKQTQSKLIESEKMASLGGLVAGVAHEINTPVGIGLTGISYLVDITDEIILKYNNNNMTKEEFEEYLEESKDIQRQINTNLIRTAALVRSFKQTSVDQTHEEIREFYLKEYISGVLLSISNITKKTNININVDCDAGVKIKSYPGAFSQIISNLVINSVRHGFKEKEKEKGKINISIVLESNSIKLIYKDNGKGIPKENINKIFEPFFTTNREHGGTGLGLNIIYNIVTSKLKGTINCHSEENKGIEFVVILPFL from the coding sequence ATGAAAGAAAATAAATTAAAGTTTGGCATCAAGAATAAATCCTTGTTATTTTTTTCAATGATATTTTTGATACTAATCTTTATTAGTATTTACATTGGAATATCATCTTTGTATGAAGCAAAAAAATCTACCATTAAAACAGGCAATGAATTATTAATTAATCAAACGAAAGAATTTTACTTAAAGTATACGCATTTACAAAAAGAAACGTTAAAAATGCTGATAAAAAATATTGAAGCAGATGTTTATAACTTACAAGACTTTACTAAAAAACTATACTTAAACAAAGATATTATCGATACTAGAAAATATTGGAATTATAAAGAGCATTTAATTCACCTGCCAAATAATCAATTAACAGAAAAAACATCTGATATTTCTACCCTATGGACACCAACGTGGATGAAAGTGGATGAGAGAGTATTAAAGAAAATTGAAATAAGTTCTTATTTAAATGAATATTTTGAACCATTATTGAACAGAAATATAAATACTGTTGCAAACTACTTTTTAGGAACAGAGGGATTTTTGCGCTACTACCCAAGAGTAAATATGCTGGAGTTATTTCCACCTGATTTTAGAACTATTGATGACATTTATTTTCTACCTGCTACCCCAAAATTTAATCCTGAAAAAAAGTTGCTTTGGACACCTTTATATCAAGATCCCGCAGAACAAGGTTTAATGATTAGTGCAATTGCTCCTGTTTATGTAAATGATAATTTTATTGGTGTTGTTGGAACCGATTTAACCCTCAAAAATTTATTAAAAAATTTATTAAAAGAAAATGAACAAGGTTATTCCATTCTATTGGATAGCAGTTTTAAAGCTATAGCTTTATCTAAAAACGCAATAAATGAAATTTATAAAAAAAATAATATTGAACTTTCCAACAAAACATTGCTCGATTATAAATCAAACTTTAAAAAATTATTTAAAGAGATAAACAAAACAGAATCTGGTTTTGAAAGAATTGTTTTAAATAATAAAGAAATGTATATATCTTTTTCAAAATTGAACGATTTAGGATGGATATATGCAGATATATTATATGCAGATGAAATTTTTAAAGTCACAAAAGAGCTAAGTAGTAATATAGATAGTATTATCAATAAATCTGTTGAAAAGTTTCTACTTCCGCTAATCATATTTTTTGTTATTTTTGCTTTTATAATTTCCATGGCTGTAAATAAATTTTTAATGCCTTTAATTGAATTATCAGATATAACAAAAATAATTGCAAGAGGGGACATTACTAAAGAAATTAAACTAGAATCAAAAGATGAAATTGGTATTTTAATTTCAAATTTTAAAGTTATGCAAAAATCAATTATAAAACAACAAAAAAAATTAAACAAATTCAATGATAACCTTAAACAAGAAGTATTTGACAGAACAGTAGAACTAGAAGAATCAAATGATGAATTAGAAGAAACAATCTCTAATTTAAAACAAACTCAATCTAAATTAATTGAATCCGAAAAAATGGCAAGTTTAGGTGGACTAGTTGCAGGTGTTGCACATGAAATAAATACACCAGTAGGCATTGGACTTACGGGAATATCTTATTTAGTTGATATAACAGATGAAATCATATTAAAATACAATAACAATAATATGACTAAAGAAGAATTTGAAGAATATCTAGAAGAATCCAAAGATATACAAAGGCAAATCAATACTAACTTAATAAGAACGGCTGCTTTAGTTAGGAGTTTTAAACAAACTTCAGTAGATCAAACTCATGAAGAAATAAGAGAATTTTATTTAAAAGAATATATTTCTGGAGTTCTATTGAGTATAAGCAATATTACAAAAAAAACAAATATTAATATTAACGTTGATTGTGATGCTGGCGTAAAAATAAAAAGTTATCCAGGTGCATTTTCACAAATTATATCAAATTTAGTTATTAATTCTGTACGTCATGGTTTTAAAGAAAAAGAAAAAGAAAAGGGAAAGATAAACATAAGTATTGTACTAGAGTCAAATAGTATAAAGTTAATTTATAAAGATAACGGAAAAGGAATACCCAAAGAGAATATAAATAAAATTTTTGAACCATTTTTTACTACAAATAGAGAACATGGAGGGACAGGTCTGGGATTAAATATTATTTATAATATAGTGACCTCAAAATTAAAGGGAACAATAAATTGTCATAGTGAAGAAAATAAAGGAATAGAGTTTGTTGTTATTCTTCCTTTCCTTTAA
- a CDS encoding TlpA family protein disulfide reductase, giving the protein MQFKHMAFFAIIPLLVFVACDSKNSTEEKIKYPKISLTTVRGVNLEIITSENTLAFSNYQNKALLINFFATWCPPCRAEFPHLNKLREKYKNDFEIINILVSDKKSNEDMLAFMNEFNIQYPTTNGVSNELFAQHLGGIKTIPTMYLLKKDGSIMEKYKGMVPEEMLESDIQRAIK; this is encoded by the coding sequence ATGCAGTTTAAACACATGGCATTTTTTGCAATTATACCCCTACTCGTATTTGTAGCTTGTGATTCAAAAAATAGTACAGAAGAAAAAATAAAATACCCCAAAATAAGCTTAACGACGGTAAGAGGCGTAAACTTAGAAATAATTACGAGTGAAAATACTCTGGCATTTAGCAACTATCAAAATAAAGCCTTATTAATTAATTTTTTTGCAACCTGGTGCCCTCCTTGTAGAGCAGAGTTTCCACATTTAAATAAATTAAGAGAAAAATACAAAAATGATTTTGAAATTATAAACATCTTAGTATCTGATAAGAAAAGTAATGAAGATATGCTTGCTTTTATGAATGAATTTAATATTCAATACCCAACTACCAATGGAGTAAGTAATGAGCTTTTTGCTCAACATTTAGGAGGAATTAAAACCATTCCAACTATGTATTTATTAAAAAAAGATGGTTCAATTATGGAAAAATACAAAGGTATGGTTCCTGAAGAAATGTTAGAAAGCGATATACAAAGGGCAATTAAATAA
- a CDS encoding flavodoxin, translated as MSKIGLIYGSDGGMTEDVCKRLVKILGEDNIDLIEVQNSSTDEVSSYDKLILASSTWGSGDLQSDWEDFEDNLDEIDFSGKTVALLGLGDQDGYGDTFAESLYLLHEKVKAANVIGQTSTEGYDYEESLAVVDDMFLGLVIDEDNQDDLTDERLEAWANQIKADLGL; from the coding sequence ATGAGTAAAATTGGATTAATCTACGGTAGTGACGGTGGTATGACTGAAGATGTTTGTAAAAGATTAGTAAAAATTTTAGGTGAAGACAATATTGATTTAATAGAAGTACAGAATTCTTCTACAGATGAAGTTTCATCTTATGATAAATTAATTCTTGCAAGCTCAACATGGGGTTCAGGAGATTTACAATCAGATTGGGAAGACTTTGAAGACAATTTAGATGAAATTGACTTTTCAGGTAAAACAGTAGCTTTATTAGGTCTTGGTGATCAAGACGGTTATGGAGATACTTTTGCAGAATCACTTTATTTATTACATGAAAAAGTAAAAGCGGCTAATGTTATTGGTCAAACTTCAACTGAAGGTTACGATTATGAAGAATCATTAGCAGTAGTTGATGATATGTTTTTAGGTTTGGTTATTGATGAAGACAATCAAGATGACTTAACAGACGAAAGACTAGAAGCATGGGCAAATCAAATTAAAGCAGACTTAGGTCTTTAA
- the rsmD gene encoding 16S rRNA (guanine(966)-N(2))-methyltransferase RsmD, with protein MKKEIFTTQIIAGKYKGKKLELPSLDVTRSSKSRLKESFFNVLQFDIMDKVFIEAFAGSGSIGLEALSRDAKIAYFIEINKNSYNILRKNCKNLNTLNAQMIFGDTFVEFPKLLTSLKNSNEELIIYIDPPFDFRDGMENIYEKSFEMIKNIENENVSLICMEHVTSLEVPENLGLFTMIKSKKFGKSTLSYFKKV; from the coding sequence ATGAAAAAAGAAATATTTACTACACAGATTATAGCAGGGAAATATAAAGGTAAGAAGTTAGAACTTCCTTCTTTAGATGTTACGCGTTCTTCAAAATCGCGTTTAAAAGAGTCATTTTTTAATGTACTACAGTTCGATATTATGGACAAAGTATTTATTGAAGCGTTTGCAGGATCTGGATCTATTGGTTTAGAAGCTCTTTCCAGAGATGCAAAAATAGCATATTTTATTGAAATCAATAAAAATTCTTACAATATTTTAAGAAAAAACTGCAAAAACCTTAATACTTTGAATGCACAAATGATTTTTGGAGATACTTTTGTTGAGTTCCCCAAATTACTTACTAGTTTAAAAAACTCTAACGAAGAATTAATTATTTATATTGATCCTCCTTTTGATTTTAGAGATGGTATGGAAAATATTTATGAAAAAAGTTTTGAAATGATTAAAAACATTGAAAATGAGAATGTTTCTTTAATTTGTATGGAACATGTAACAAGTTTAGAAGTGCCAGAAAACTTAGGATTATTTACTATGATTAAAAGCAAAAAATTTGGAAAAAGTACTTTATCTTATTTTAAAAAAGTATAA